From the genome of Impatiens glandulifera chromosome 9, dImpGla2.1, whole genome shotgun sequence, one region includes:
- the LOC124916123 gene encoding E3 ubiquitin-protein ligase RNF13-like, translating to MIIKKLVSVIYNFKINDIPSPWELLGKGSNNGGGVGEMCCVCLCGMEEGEERRVLTCRHEFHGQCIGRWFDGRRITCPICRRGDHHTEMMMMNDKQFLTEEMLVWFSSFHVAGF from the coding sequence ATGATTATAAAAAAGTTGGTGTCTGTCATCTACAACTTCAAGATCAATGATATTCCATCGCCTTGGGAATTATTGGGTAAAGGGTCCAACAACGGTGGTGGCGTCGGAGAGATGTGTTGTGTTTGCTTGTGTGGTATGGAGGAAGGAGAAGAGAGACGGGTGCTGACATGCAGACATGAGTTTCACGGGCAATGCATCGGCAGATGGTTCGATGGCCGAAGAATTACGTGCCCCATCTGCCGTCGAGGCGATCATCATAcagagatgatgatgatgaatgaCAAACAGTTCTTGACCGAGGAAATGCTTGTCTGGTTTTCTTCTTTTCATGTTGCTGGCTTTTGA